The following are encoded together in the Planctomycetia bacterium genome:
- a CDS encoding alpha/beta fold hydrolase — protein MLRQVPISNGSLNVYEAGQGAPVLFVHGFPLDHTMWRAQLEHFAKSHRVIAPDLRGFGQSAAAGSQATTIDAVRPLTMEAHADDLADLLDAMEVHEPIVFCALSMGGYVGWQFLRKFPERVRLLIQCDTRSGADNAMGAEVRRKMAAQVMERGSTMVAEQMPTKLFGPETMTGRLDVVEEVKRMILNTPAATIAGAQLGMAERPDMGDWLKTIHTPTLMICGEHDALTTVEMMKADAERVPGARLVIIPRAGHMAPMERSAAVNAAIAEILAQQ, from the coding sequence ATGCTCCGACAAGTCCCCATTTCCAACGGTTCCTTGAACGTCTACGAGGCCGGTCAAGGTGCGCCCGTGCTTTTCGTACACGGCTTCCCGCTCGATCACACGATGTGGCGGGCGCAGCTCGAGCATTTCGCCAAGTCGCATCGCGTGATCGCGCCGGATTTGCGCGGGTTTGGGCAGAGCGCCGCGGCCGGTTCGCAGGCAACGACGATTGACGCGGTGCGGCCACTCACGATGGAAGCCCACGCCGACGATCTGGCGGACCTGCTCGACGCGATGGAAGTGCATGAGCCGATCGTGTTTTGTGCACTCTCGATGGGGGGCTACGTCGGCTGGCAGTTCCTGCGAAAATTCCCGGAGCGCGTGCGGTTGCTTATTCAATGCGATACCCGCAGCGGCGCGGACAACGCGATGGGGGCCGAGGTGCGCCGCAAAATGGCCGCTCAGGTGATGGAACGCGGCAGCACGATGGTCGCCGAGCAAATGCCGACGAAGTTGTTCGGACCCGAGACGATGACCGGACGCCTGGACGTCGTCGAGGAAGTGAAACGCATGATCCTCAATACGCCCGCGGCCACGATCGCCGGCGCTCAACTCGGCATGGCCGAACGCCCCGACATGGGCGACTGGCTCAAGACGATCCACACGCCCACGCTGATGATCTGCGGCGAGCACGACGCGCTCACCACGGTCGAGATGATGAAAGCCGACGCGGAGCGCGTGCCCGGCGCGCGGCTAGTGATTATCCCGCGCGCCGGTCACATGGCGCCGATGGAACGCTCGGCGGCGGTGAATGCGGCGATTGCGGAGATTCTGGCTCAACAATAG